A window of the Brassica napus cultivar Da-Ae chromosome A2, Da-Ae, whole genome shotgun sequence genome harbors these coding sequences:
- the LOC125575615 gene encoding probable WRKY transcription factor 57, with amino-acid sequence MNDPENPDLTNHDSSWTQLTAPNSHFFHRDTSDIFSDFVRNLHASSQSDHHHHPHSLRFGTGLTPSSGVPSSVTTTTLPSTPSSSSSPAAALSVAVTEVSTSNDLPATSSSTEDPTENSTASAAKALETPKKEKKKAQKRIRQPRFAFMTKSDVDNLEDGYRWRKYGQKAVKNSPFPRSYYRCTNSRCTVKKRVERSSEDPSIVITTYEGQHCHQTTGFPRGGILTAHDPSNFTSHHLLPPPLLDPYYHQELLHQLHRDNTSSLRLPQSTTEGPAAVSFINPPEEGLLGDIVPQTMRNT; translated from the exons ATGAACGATCCTGAAAATCCCGATCTGACCAACCACGACTCCTCTTGGACACAACTCACAGCTCCAAACTCTCACTTCTTCCACAGAGACACTTCCGACATCTTCTCTGACTTTGTCAGGAACCTCCACGCTTCCTCCCAATccgatcatcatcatcatcctcactcCCTCCGGTTTGGTACCGGTTTAACACCAAGTTCCGGTGTCCCATCTTCCGTTACCACCACCACTCTACCCTCTACTCCTTCCTCTTCCTCATCCCCCGCAGCTGCTCTTTCTGTTGCCGTTACAGAGGTTTCAACCTCTAATGATCTCCCCGCCACCTCCAGTTCAACCGAGGATCCAACTGAGAACTCAACTGCCTCCGCCGCGAAAGCACTGGAGACGcc aaagaaggagaagaaaaaggCTCAGAAGCGAATCCGGCAGCCAAGATTCGCATTCATGACCAAGAGTGATGTGGATAATCTTGAAGATGGATATCGATGGCGCAAATATGGACAGAAAGCTGTCAAAAATAGTCCATTCCCAAG GAGCTACTATAGATGCACGAACAGCAGATGCACGGTGAAGAAGAGAGTGGAACGATCATCTGAAGATCCATCGATAGTTATCACAACATACGAAGGACAACATTGCCATCAAACCACTGGATTCCCTCGTGGTGGAATCCTCACCGCTCACGACCCTAGTAACTTCACATCCCATCATCTTCTCCCTCCTCCATTGCTAGATCCTTATTACCACCAAGAACTCCTTCATCAACTTCACAGAGACAATACTTCTTCGCTGAGATTACCCCAATCTACTACTGAAGGACCTGCTGCAGTGTCGTTTATTAATCCACCAGAAGAAGGCTTGCTTGGTGATATTGTACCTCAAACCATGCGCAATACTTGA
- the LOC125588554 gene encoding PLASMODESMATA CALLOSE-BINDING PROTEIN 4-like: protein MSVILPLCLVLSMITYSNAAYCVCKDGNEQVLQKAIDYACGAGADCTQIQLNGACYQPNTIKNHCDVAVNSYYQKKSSSGATCDFNGAAVISSSPPSTASSCLSGSSSSGTPSTGTPKSETPSTGTPTSGFPSTGTPSTGNPTSGMPNTVTPSTSTGMPTSSSSSVLPGTTLGPVGSGGLGDPNSGVKLSDRTNTVFFLLAGVVMLVMMG from the exons ATGTCTGTTATACTTCCTCTGTGTCTGGTTCTCTCAATGATTACCTATTCAA ATGCGGCTTATTGTGTGTGCAAAGACGGTAACGAGCAAGTGCTTCAGAAGGCAATAGACTATGCTTGTGGAGCTGGAGCTGACTGTACTCAGATCCAGCTGAACGGAGCTTGTTACCAACCTAACACCATCAAAAACCACTGTGACGTCGCTGTCAACAGTTACTACCAGAAGAAATCTTCTTCCGGTGCAACATGTGATTTTAACGGCGCAGCCGTCATCTCTAGCTCCCCTCCGTCAA CGGCTTCAAGCTGTTTATCTGGTTCCAG CTCTAGTGGGACCCCGTCCACTGGAACCCCAAAAAGTGAGACCCCATCCACTGGGACACCAACCAGTGGCTTCCCATCCACCGGGACTCCGTCCACAGGGAACCCCACTTCCGGAATGCCCAACACTGTGACTCCTTCCACTTCCACGGGGATGCCTACTTCTTCCTCGTCTTCAGTGCTCCCGGGTACTACTCTTGGACCGGTCGGGAGTGGCGGACTAGGTGATCCGAACTCTGGAGTGAAGTTGTCAGACCGAACTAACACGGTGTTCTTCTTACTAGCCGGTGTAGTTATGCTTGTCATGATGGGTTAG
- the LOC106410245 gene encoding pentatricopeptide repeat-containing protein At1g69290-like: MLRKTLTSIQRRRQHFSSSSSSSQESESLYSFLKPSLFSHKPITLTPSLSPPPQPSKALTHDQKASLESTLHLSLSTLNTDEAWKSFRSLVAASSLPDKPLLNSLITHLSESTTSPHRLKRAFASAAYVIEKDPILLDFDTLLTLLQSMKIAKAASPALALVKCMFKNRFFVPFDLWGGLVIDICRESGTLSSFLKVFKESCRVAIDEKLDYMKPGLEACNAALEACCRQMESLTDAESVIELMAVIGVKPDESTFGFLAYLYARKGLKEKIKEVESLMDGFGFANKRILYSNMISGYVKVGDLDSVSDVILHSLQGDCSFCEETYCEIVKGFIESKSVKSLARLITEAQRLESESIDIDVSVGFGVINACVKLGFSDKAHSVLEEMIAQGEEGTVGLGVYLPILKAYSKEYKTAEATQLVTEISSSGLQLEVEIYNALIEASMTNQDFVSAFTLFRDMREARAVDLKGSYLTIMTGLLENQRPELMAAFLDEVVEDPRVEVNSHDWNSIIHAFCKSGRLEDARRTFRRMVFLRYEPNNQTYLSLINGYVSGEKYFNVLLLWNEVKGKVSCVDAEKRSKLDHGLVDAFLYALVKGGFFDAAMQVVEKSQEMKIFVDKWRYKQAFMETHKKLRLPKLRKRNYKKMESLVAFKNWAGLST; this comes from the coding sequence ATGTTGAGGAAAACTCTAACATCAATCCAACGAAGAAGACAACACTtctcatcgtcttcttcttcttctcaagaAAGTGAATCCCTTTACTCATTCCTGAAACCATCTCTCTTCTCCCACAAACCAATCACCCTCACTCCCTCCTTATCACCGCCTCCTCAACCCTCCAAAGCCCTAACCCACGACCAAAAAGCCTCCCTCGAATCCACCCTCCACCTCTCCTTATCCACCCTCAACACCGACGAAGCATGGAAGTCCTTCAGATCCCTCGTCGCCGCTTCTTCCCTCCCGGACAAGCCTCTCCTCAACTCCCTCATCACTCACTTATCCGAATCAACCACCTCCCCGCACAGACTCAAACGCGCCTTCGCTTCCGCTGCTTACGTCATCGAGAAAGATCCAATCTTGCTCGACTTCGACACTCTCCTCACGCTTCTCCAGTCCATGAAGATAGCCAAAGCTGCTTCCCCTGCGTTGGCGTTGGTCAAGTGTATGTTCAAAAACAGGTTCTTTGTCCCCTTTGATCTCTGGGGAGGTTTGGTTATCGACATCTGCCGAGAAAGTGGAACCTTGTCTTCGTTTCTTAAAGTGTTTAAGGAGAGCTGTAGAGTTGCAATCGATGAGAAGCTTGATTACATGAAACCTGGTTTGGAAGCGTGTAACGCGGCTCTTGAAGCGTGTTGTAGGCAGATGGAGTCTCTAACCGATGCTGAGAGTGTGATTGAGTTGATGGCTGTGATTGGTGTGAAGCCTGACGAGTCCACCTTTGGGTTTCTTGCTTACTTGTATGCAAGAAAAGGGCTTAAGGAGAAGATAAAGGAGGTTGAGAGTTTGATGGATGGTTTTGGTTTTGCTAATAAGAGAATCCTTTATTCGAATATGATTAGCGGTTATGTTAAGGTTGGTGATTTAGATAGTGTTTCTGATGTTATACTCCATAGTCTTCAAGGAGATTGTAGCTTCTGTGAGGAGACGTATTGTGAAATAGTGAAAGGGTTTATAGAGAGTAAAAGCGTCAAGAGTTTAGCTAGACTAATAACCGAAGCTCAGAGGTTGGAGTCTGAGTCCATTGACATTGACGTATCAGTTGGTTTTGGAGTCATAAACGCTTGTGTTAAACTCGGATTCTCTGATAAAGCACATAGTGTACTCGAGGAGATGATAGCTCAGGGAGAAGAAGGAACCGTGGGGCTTGGGGTCTACTTACCAATCTTGAAAGCCTACAGCAAAGAGTACAAAACAGCTGAAGCTACTCAGCTGGTTACAGAGATCAGCAGCTCCGGTCTACAGCTAGAGGTTGAGATCTACAACGCTCTGATAGAAGCGTCAATGACCAACCAGGACTTCGTGTCTGCGTTCACGTTGTTTAGGGACATGAGAGAGGCAAGAGCGGTGGATTTGAAAGGGAGCTACTTAACAATCATGACGGGACTCCTCGAGAATCAGAGACCAGAGTTGATGGCAGCGTTTCTAGACGAAGTAGTGGAGGATCCTCGCGTGGAAGTGAACTCTCATGACTGGAACTCGATCATTCACGCCTTTTGTAAGTCGGGACGGTTGGAGGACGCGAGGAGGACGTTCAGGAGGATGGTTTTCTTGCGTTACGAGCCTAATAACCAGACCTACTTGTCGTTGATCAATGGATACGTGAGTGGTGAGAAGTACTTCAATGTCTTGCTCCTGTGGAACGAGGTCAAAGGGAAGGTGTCGTGTGTAGATGCGGAGAAGAGGTCGAAGCTGGACCATGGTTTGGTGGATGCGTTCTTGTATGCGTTGGTGAAAGGAGGGTTCTTCGATGCGGCGATGCAGGTGGTGGAGAAGTCTCAGGAGATGAAGATATTTGTGGATAAGTGGAGGTATAAGCAGGCGTTTATGGAGACTCATAAGAAGCTTAGGTTGCCGAAGTTGAGGAAGAGGAACTACAAGAAGATGGAATCTCTTGTTGCCTTCAAGAACTGGGCTGGTCTCAGCACATGA